AGCAGGGAAACGATCAGCCAGGGCACCACTCCATGCCAGACGTCGTGCCTGCCAAGAAAAACCGTGGTGCAGCCGTGCAGGGCACCACTCCATGCCAGACGTCTGCACTGGCCTGTGACTGTGATGCCGTGCACGGTAGACCGTAGACGGTACGTCCCCTTCCCACTTTCCATTGTGGCAAAGCAAACGTATACAGATCGGTTCATTTTGCACGATATACAGAAACTATGTATCAGTATGGGTATATCGGTAGTATTTCGTACGTGTTACACGGCACACACGTGCACGATAACATGGATGGAACCCACAACACAAGGTAAACCACGAATCAGACACGTACACACACACGATATATGCACGGACGATGATGTCACGATGGCGCCATCACGTTCCAGCAGCAGCCGACCAGGCGCGCGCTTAATTCAACTCACCCGATCGATCGAACACGTAGCTACTCTCCAGCGCTCTGAACACCGTCGGCTCCGCCTCCATCACCTCCACCACCTCCAGCGCCGCGTGCACGTACACCACCCAGTCACCGTCCCCGCGCGCGCTCGGCATCGGCATCACGTACCCGGCGCCGCCGGGCCAGGGGAACTGATACGACGCGAACGCCGGCCGGCCCCACCCGAAGTCCACCTCGCCGAGGGGAAGCCGCATCCCCGACGACACCACGCAGGCCATCGCGTCCTCGCCGCCGTGGCCGCGGCCCAGGTACGCTCTCGCCACCGTGGGCTCCGGCCGCTGCGCCTCCACCCAGTCGACGAGCTCGCGGAAGTGCTCGCCGGTCGCGGCCTCCGCCACCCACCGGTGCACGTCGCCGGCCACGTCCGCGAGCGCCATTTCGCCCAGGGCGCCGGTGCCCATGACGCCGTAGGGGATGGTCAGCACGTTGCCGAAGTAGGCCCCCATGGCGCCGTCGCGGCGGAGGCGACTGCGCCCGTCCACCACCACGCCCATGCAGCACGAACGCGGCTGCTGGCGCCGCGAGGCCGCTGCGGCCTTGGCGTGGAGCCCCCACAGGTGGGCCGTGAACGCCTCCAGCTTCGTGCGCCCGGCCCCCGCCGAGGCTTGAAGCGCCGCGACGTCGGCGGCGGACACGCGGTAGATGCGGTTGGCGGTGGCTGTGTCCGGCAAGGCCGGCGCGCGGCTCACGGGGACGAAGAGGCGGTCCGCGAGGCTGCCGGCGGTGCGGAGCGGTGCCGCAGCTGGTTCACGCGGCGCGAGGAACGAGCGGTGGAAGCACGGGGCCGGAGGCGCTGAGCTGCCGCTGGCGGCTGCGGCCCACGCGACGAGGAACATGTTGAACGAGTAGGCGTCGCACACGCGGTGGTCGAAGG
This portion of the Zea mays cultivar B73 chromosome 2, Zm-B73-REFERENCE-NAM-5.0, whole genome shotgun sequence genome encodes:
- the LOC103645962 gene encoding hydroxycinnamoyltransferase 2: MVKQERVSTVTVAAVSTVAPALPMQEHRLPLSNLDLILPPIDVGVFFCYDADPAGGRSHQPVAAVLKAALAKTLVAYYPLAGEVVANAAGEPELLCSGRGVDVAEAAADGTVLRDLRLGLPDESVEPLVPKKKAGVMSVQVTKFKCGGAVVGCTFDHRVCDAYSFNMFLVAWAAAASGSSAPPAPCFHRSFLAPREPAAAPLRTAGSLADRLFVPVSRAPALPDTATANRIYRVSAADVAALQASAGAGRTKLEAFTAHLWGLHAKAAAASRRQQPRSCCMGVVVDGRSRLRRDGAMGAYFGNVLTIPYGVMGTGALGEMALADVAGDVHRWVAEAATGEHFRELVDWVEAQRPEPTVARAYLGRGHGGEDAMACVVSSGMRLPLGEVDFGWGRPAFASYQFPWPGGAGYVMPMPSARGDGDWVVYVHAALEVVEVMEAEPTVFRALESSYVFDRSGELN